The Shewanella sp. KX20019 genome window below encodes:
- the rplC gene encoding 50S ribosomal protein L3, whose translation MAIGLIGRKVGMTRIFNEDGASVPVTVIEIAANRVTQVRTLATDGYRALQVTTGTKKANRITKPEAGHFAKAGVEAGRGLWEMRLADDEGEGIEVGAELNVDIFAEIAKVDVTGQSKGKGFQGGIKRWNFHAQDMTHGNSLAHRSNGSIGQNQTPGRVFKGKKMSGHMGAERVTTQNLDVIRVDAERNLLLVKGAVPGATNGDLIIKPAVKA comes from the coding sequence ATGGCTATCGGTCTTATCGGTCGTAAAGTAGGTATGACACGTATCTTCAATGAAGATGGCGCGTCGGTACCTGTAACAGTAATTGAAATTGCTGCTAACCGTGTAACCCAAGTGAGAACTTTGGCTACAGACGGTTACCGCGCACTTCAAGTAACTACTGGTACCAAAAAAGCTAATCGCATCACTAAACCAGAAGCAGGTCACTTTGCTAAGGCAGGCGTTGAAGCCGGTCGTGGTTTATGGGAAATGCGTTTGGCAGATGATGAAGGTGAAGGCATTGAAGTTGGTGCTGAGCTTAATGTAGATATTTTCGCTGAAATTGCGAAAGTAGATGTAACTGGTCAATCAAAAGGTAAAGGTTTCCAAGGCGGTATTAAGCGTTGGAACTTCCATGCCCAAGATATGACACATGGTAACTCTTTGGCTCATAGATCTAACGGTTCTATTGGTCAAAACCAGACACCTGGTCGCGTTTTCAAAGGTAAGAAAATGTCAGGCCACATGGGTGCAGAGCGTGTTACTACGCAGAATCTAGACGTTATTCGTGTAGATGCTGAGCGTAACTTGCTACTGGTTAAGGGTGCAGTTCCAGGCGCTACTAATGGCGACCTGATCATCAAACCAGCTGTTAAAGCTTAA
- the rpsJ gene encoding 30S ribosomal protein S10, with amino-acid sequence MQNQRIRIRLKGFDHRLIDQSTAEIVETAKRTGAQVRGPIPLPTRKERYTILTSPHVNKDARDQYELRTHKRLVDIVEPTEKTVDALMRLDLAAGVDVQISLG; translated from the coding sequence ATGCAGAACCAAAGAATCCGTATCCGCTTAAAAGGATTTGATCATCGTTTGATTGATCAGTCTACTGCGGAAATCGTTGAAACTGCTAAGCGTACAGGCGCACAGGTTCGTGGTCCAATTCCACTACCTACGCGTAAAGAACGTTATACCATTTTGACTTCTCCACACGTTAATAAAGATGCGCGTGATCAGTACGAACTTCGTACTCACAAGCGTCTTGTTGATATCGTTGAGCCGACTGAAAAGACTGTAGACGCACTTATGCGTTTAGATCTTGCAGCGGGTGTTGACGTTCAAATTAGCTTGGGTTAA
- the tuf gene encoding elongation factor Tu — MAKEKFERNKPHVNVGTIGHVDHGKTTLTAAISSVLTKTYGGEVKDFAQIDNAPEERERGITINTSHIEYDTPARHYAHVDCPGHADYVKNMITGAAQMDGAILVVASTDGPMPQTREHILLSRQVGVPFIIVFMNKCDMVDDEELLELVEMEVRELLSEYDFPGDDLPVIQGSALKALEGEPEWEAKILELAEALDTYIPEPERAIDGAFILPIEDVFSISGRGTVVTGRVERGIIKVGEEVEIIGIRDTTKTTCTGVEMFRKLLDEGRAGENCGVLLRGTKREDVERGQVLAAPGSITPHTTFKSEIYVLSKEEGGRHTPFFKGYRPQFYFRTTDVTGTIELPEGVEMVMPGDNVAMTVTLICPIAMDEGLRFAIREGGRTVGAGVVAEIVA; from the coding sequence GTGGCTAAAGAAAAATTTGAACGTAATAAACCGCATGTCAACGTTGGTACTATTGGACACGTCGATCATGGTAAAACAACGCTAACAGCTGCTATCTCGTCAGTCTTAACTAAGACTTACGGTGGTGAAGTTAAAGATTTCGCACAGATCGATAACGCTCCTGAAGAGCGTGAGCGCGGTATTACAATTAATACTTCTCACATCGAATATGACACACCTGCACGTCACTACGCACACGTAGATTGTCCTGGTCACGCCGATTATGTTAAAAACATGATTACTGGTGCTGCTCAAATGGACGGCGCGATTCTAGTAGTTGCTTCTACAGATGGTCCAATGCCACAAACACGTGAGCACATCCTGCTTTCACGTCAGGTTGGCGTACCATTCATCATCGTATTCATGAACAAGTGTGACATGGTAGATGACGAAGAGCTTCTTGAGCTTGTAGAGATGGAAGTTCGTGAACTTCTTTCTGAATATGACTTCCCAGGTGATGACTTACCAGTTATCCAAGGTTCTGCGCTTAAAGCCCTTGAAGGCGAGCCAGAGTGGGAAGCTAAGATCCTTGAGCTTGCTGAAGCTCTAGATACTTATATTCCAGAGCCAGAGCGTGCAATTGATGGTGCATTCATTCTTCCAATCGAAGATGTTTTCTCAATCTCAGGCCGTGGTACAGTAGTAACTGGTCGTGTAGAGCGCGGTATCATCAAAGTTGGTGAAGAAGTAGAAATTATTGGTATCCGTGATACTACTAAGACTACTTGTACTGGTGTTGAAATGTTCCGTAAGCTTCTTGACGAAGGTCGTGCTGGCGAGAACTGTGGTGTTCTTCTACGTGGTACTAAGCGTGAAGATGTTGAACGTGGTCAGGTTCTTGCTGCTCCTGGTTCAATCACTCCACACACAACATTCAAGTCAGAAATCTACGTTCTGTCAAAAGAAGAAGGCGGACGTCACACTCCATTCTTCAAAGGCTATCGTCCACAGTTCTACTTCCGTACTACGGATGTGACTGGTACTATCGAATTGCCAGAAGGCGTAGAGATGGTAATGCCTGGTGATAACGTTGCTATGACAGTAACGCTTATCTGCCCAATCGCGATGGACGAAGGTTTACGCTTCGCTATCCGTGAAGGTGGCCGTACAGTTGGTGCTGGTGTTGTAGCTGAGATTGTTGCTTAA
- the fusA gene encoding elongation factor G, which yields MARTTPIERYRNIGIVAHVDAGKTTTTERVLFYTGMSHKIGEVHDGAATMDWMEQEQERGITITSAATTTFWRGMDAQFTEHRINIIDTPGHVDFTIEVERSLRVLDGAVVVFCGSSGVEPQSETVWRQADKYHVPRLVFINKMDRAGADFDSVVEQIRNRLGATCVPIQLNIGAEEEFKGVVDLIKMKAINWSEEDQGMSFSYEAIPAHLADKAAEMREYLVESAAEATDELMEKYLEEGELTEVEIKEALRKRTLNNEIVLVTCGSAFKNKGVQAVLDAVVDFLPSPVEVPAITGIDDNEKETDRPADDNAPFAALAFKIATDPFVGTLTFMRVYSGVLETGSGVYNSVKQKRERIGRMVQMHANDRQEIKEVRAGDIAAAIGLKDVTTGDTLCDSDHKVILERMEFPEPVITIAVEPRTKADQDKMGMALQKLAAEDPSFRVETDEESGQTLISGMGELHLDIIVDRMRREFGVDCNVGKPQVAYRETIRATVEVEGKFIRQSGGRGQFGHVWLKLEPQEEGFGYEFVNEIVGGSVPKEYIPAVDKGIQEQMNSGVLAGFPILDVKVTLFDGSYHDVDSNEMAFKVAGSMGFRKGALEADPALLEPCMKVEVTTPENHMGDVVGDLNRRRGLIEGMDDGIAGVKLVHATVPLSEMFGYATDLRSATQGRASYSMEFLKYSDAPQNVTKAIIEARG from the coding sequence GTGGCTCGTACAACTCCAATTGAGCGCTACCGAAATATCGGTATTGTCGCTCATGTTGACGCTGGTAAAACCACCACAACTGAACGTGTTCTATTCTACACCGGTATGTCTCATAAGATCGGTGAAGTCCATGATGGCGCAGCCACTATGGATTGGATGGAACAGGAGCAGGAGCGTGGGATTACCATCACATCAGCCGCAACGACTACTTTCTGGCGCGGAATGGATGCGCAGTTTACTGAACACCGTATCAACATCATCGATACTCCTGGTCACGTTGACTTCACTATTGAAGTAGAACGTTCACTACGAGTCTTAGATGGTGCTGTGGTGGTATTCTGTGGTTCATCTGGGGTAGAACCTCAATCCGAGACTGTTTGGCGTCAAGCTGATAAGTATCACGTCCCTCGTTTGGTATTCATTAATAAGATGGACCGAGCAGGCGCAGACTTTGATAGCGTAGTCGAACAGATCCGTAACCGTCTTGGAGCAACTTGTGTACCTATTCAATTGAATATCGGTGCAGAAGAGGAGTTCAAAGGTGTAGTCGATTTGATCAAGATGAAAGCGATTAACTGGTCTGAAGAAGATCAGGGAATGTCTTTCAGTTATGAAGCAATTCCAGCCCATTTAGCCGATAAAGCAGCAGAGATGCGTGAGTATTTGGTTGAGAGTGCCGCGGAAGCTACTGACGAACTGATGGAAAAGTACCTTGAAGAAGGTGAGCTTACCGAAGTTGAGATCAAAGAGGCATTACGTAAACGTACCTTAAATAACGAAATCGTCTTGGTCACCTGTGGTTCTGCTTTTAAGAACAAAGGTGTGCAAGCGGTGCTCGATGCAGTGGTAGATTTTCTACCATCACCAGTCGAAGTTCCTGCAATTACGGGAATAGATGACAATGAGAAAGAAACTGATCGTCCTGCGGATGATAATGCGCCTTTCGCTGCCTTAGCATTTAAGATTGCAACAGACCCATTCGTGGGAACTTTAACCTTTATGCGTGTTTATTCAGGTGTATTGGAAACCGGTTCTGGCGTTTATAACTCTGTTAAGCAAAAACGTGAACGTATTGGTCGTATGGTGCAGATGCACGCTAATGACCGTCAAGAGATTAAAGAAGTACGCGCTGGCGACATCGCTGCTGCTATTGGTCTTAAAGACGTGACGACTGGCGATACATTGTGCGATAGCGATCATAAAGTAATTTTGGAGCGCATGGAGTTTCCTGAGCCCGTAATTACTATTGCTGTTGAACCAAGAACCAAGGCAGACCAGGATAAGATGGGGATGGCGTTGCAAAAACTTGCAGCGGAAGATCCGTCGTTCCGTGTTGAAACTGATGAAGAATCGGGTCAAACACTGATCTCTGGTATGGGTGAGCTACACTTAGATATCATCGTTGACCGTATGCGTCGCGAGTTTGGTGTTGACTGTAATGTAGGTAAACCTCAAGTTGCATATCGTGAGACTATCCGCGCAACCGTGGAAGTTGAAGGTAAGTTCATACGCCAATCGGGTGGTCGAGGTCAATTCGGTCATGTTTGGTTAAAGCTAGAACCTCAAGAAGAGGGTTTTGGTTATGAGTTTGTCAACGAAATTGTTGGTGGTAGTGTTCCAAAAGAATATATCCCAGCAGTAGATAAAGGCATTCAAGAACAGATGAACAGCGGCGTATTAGCCGGGTTCCCTATTCTAGACGTAAAAGTTACTTTGTTTGATGGTTCATATCATGATGTGGATTCGAACGAAATGGCCTTTAAAGTCGCCGGTTCAATGGGCTTTAGAAAGGGTGCTCTCGAAGCAGACCCTGCCTTGCTTGAACCTTGTATGAAAGTTGAAGTGACAACACCTGAAAATCATATGGGTGATGTTGTTGGAGACTTAAACCGTCGTCGTGGCCTCATTGAAGGTATGGATGATGGTATCGCAGGCGTTAAACTTGTGCATGCAACAGTGCCGTTGTCTGAAATGTTCGGTTATGCAACCGATTTGCGCTCTGCGACTCAGGGTCGTGCTTCATACTCTATGGAGTTTTTGAAGTACTCCGATGCACCGCAAAATGTTACTAAAGCAATAATAGAAGCTCGCGGCTAA